In Rhodamnia argentea isolate NSW1041297 chromosome 4, ASM2092103v1, whole genome shotgun sequence, the following proteins share a genomic window:
- the LOC115743463 gene encoding probable indole-3-pyruvate monooxygenase YUCCA4: protein MDSGSCGDQELEDKQRTGQPLRVNGPIIVGAGPSGLAVSACLSELGVPSLVLERSHCIASLWQDKAYDRLKLHLPKQFCELPLLPFPQHFPKYPTKDQFISYLESYASHFDIKPFFHQTVQRAEFDESCGLWRVRTREGLECLSRWLVVATGENAEPATPDVAGLERFQGRRLHTSGYKSASEFRGQRVLVVGCGNSGMEVSLDLCRHNATPHMVVRNTVHVLPREMLGFSTFGVAMVLLKWLPLRLVDKILLLIANITLGNTDQLGLRRPKTGPLELKTATGKTPVLDVGTLSQIKSGKIKVVAGVKEITKNGAKFLDGQEEEFDSIIFATGYKSNVTSWLKGVDFFTEEGMPKTPFPNGWRGDKGLYTVGFTRRGILGTGCDAIKIARDIADQQPRSSSFSRIELQLCVPNNRFCI from the exons ATGGATTCGGGTTCTTGCGGAGACCAAGAACTGGAAGACAAGCAAAGAACGGGCCAGCCCCTGCGCGTGAACGGGCCCATCATTGTCGGCGCAGGCCCCTCCGGCCTCGCCGTCTCGGCCTGCCTCTCCGAGCTGGGAGTCCCTTCCCTCGTCCTGGAGAGAAGCCACTGCATCGCCTCCCTCTGGCAAGACAAGGCCTACGATCGCCTCAAGCTCCACCTGCCCAAGCAGTTCTGCGAGCTTCCCCTGCTCCCCTTCCCTCAGCACTTCCCCAAGTACCCGACGAAGGACCAGTTCATCTCCTACCTCGAGTCCTACGCTTCCCACTTCGACATCAAACCTTTCTTCCATCAGACGGTCCAGAGGGCCGAGTTCGACGAGTCTTGCGGGCTGTGGAGGGTCCGGACTCGCGAGGGGCTCGAGTGCCTCTCGAGGTGGCTCGTGGTGGCCACGGGAGAGAATGCCGAGCCGGCGACGCCGGACGTCGCCGGGCTCGAGAGGTTCCAGGGGCGGCGCCTCCACACGAGCGGGTACAAGTCCGCGTCGGAGTTCAGGGGCCAGCGGGTCTTGGTAGTGGGCTGCGGCAATTCGGGCATGGAGGTCAGCTTGGACCTTTGCAGGCACAACGCCACTCCTCACATGGTGGTTCGCAACACG GTACATGTTCTGCCCAGAGAAATGCTTGGTTTCTCAACATTTGGCGTGGCCATGGTACTACTCAAATGGCTCCCTCTAAGATTAGTGGACAAAATCCTCCTCCTAATCGCCAACATCACTTTAGGCAACACCGACCAACTGGGCCTCCGGCGGCCCAAGACCGGGCCGCTAGAGCTCAAGACCGCCACCGGAAAGACCCCCGTCCTCGATGTCGGCACCCTCTCGCAGATAAAGTCCGGCAAAATCAAG GTGGTGGCAGGAGTGAAGGAGATAACCAAGAATGGCGCTAAGTTTCTGGATGGACAAGAGGAGGAGTTTGATTCCATAATCTTCGCAACCGGGTACAAGAGCAATGTCACCAGTTGGCTCAAG GGGGTTGATTTCTTCACCGAAGAAGGCATGCCAAAGACACCATTTCCTAATGGTTGGAGAGGGGATAAGGGTTTGTACACCGTCGGATTCACGAGGAGGGGCATCCTCGGGACCGGCTGCGATGCGATCAAGATCGCCAGAGACATCGCTGATCAGCAACCAAGATCTTCATCCTTCTCAC GTATTGAGCTTCAGTTGTGCGTTCCCAACAACCGCTTTTGTATATAG